From Granulicella sp. WH15, the proteins below share one genomic window:
- a CDS encoding antibiotic biosynthesis monooxygenase: protein MDRFAISATLKARPGKENEVEQFLRSALPLVAQEAGTRAWFAFRIAPATFGIFDTFANEEDRQAHLTGEIAKALFAKAEELFAEPPQIQQLDIIAAKPLV, encoded by the coding sequence ATGGATCGTTTTGCGATATCAGCGACGCTGAAGGCTCGACCGGGGAAAGAGAATGAAGTTGAGCAATTTCTAAGATCCGCCCTGCCTCTGGTAGCTCAGGAAGCTGGCACCAGAGCCTGGTTTGCCTTTCGCATCGCTCCGGCAACGTTCGGGATCTTTGACACGTTCGCCAATGAAGAAGACAGGCAAGCTCACCTGACTGGAGAGATAGCAAAAGCCCTCTTTGCCAAGGCCGAAGAGTTGTTTGCCGAACCGCCGCAGATCCAGCAGCTAGACATCATCGCAGCCAAGCCTCTCGTATAA
- a CDS encoding DoxX family protein produces the protein MSKLVRVYYRFSTALSMLRSPMLLAVRLYWGFQFAQTGWGKLHHLEKITGFFASLNIPFPAFNAHFVSGLEFVGGILLMLGLGSRIISLFLAGNMFVAYWTADHEALTSFFSDPGKFYVADPYTFLFASLMVLIFGPGLLAVDALIAKRVKETA, from the coding sequence ATGAGTAAGCTGGTTCGCGTGTATTATCGCTTTTCGACGGCTTTATCTATGCTGCGCTCTCCCATGCTGCTGGCCGTGCGCCTCTATTGGGGCTTTCAATTTGCCCAGACCGGCTGGGGGAAGCTGCACCACCTGGAAAAGATCACAGGGTTCTTTGCGAGCCTTAATATTCCTTTTCCCGCGTTCAACGCCCATTTCGTCTCGGGCCTGGAGTTCGTCGGGGGTATCTTGCTCATGCTCGGCCTGGGTTCTCGCATCATCAGCCTGTTTCTCGCCGGTAACATGTTCGTAGCCTACTGGACAGCGGATCACGAGGCACTCACCTCGTTCTTCTCCGATCCCGGTAAGTTTTATGTCGCTGATCCCTATACGTTCCTGTTTGCGTCGCTGATGGTGTTGATATTTGGCCCCGGCCTCTTGGCGGTCGATGCACTGATTGCCAAGAGGGTGAAGGAAACTGCATAG
- a CDS encoding zf-HC2 domain-containing protein, with the protein MVIECKHVWDHISGYIDDTLSEEIRRDVQKHLDHCEICSAILDSTRNIIILTADERVFELPVGFSERLHARLDLELRTAGGG; encoded by the coding sequence ATGGTTATAGAATGCAAACACGTTTGGGACCACATCTCCGGATATATCGATGACACACTGTCCGAGGAAATCCGGAGAGATGTTCAGAAACATCTCGATCACTGCGAGATTTGCTCGGCCATTTTGGACTCGACTCGCAATATCATCATCCTTACAGCGGATGAGCGCGTGTTCGAATTGCCGGTAGGCTTTAGTGAGCGCCTGCATGCGCGCCTTGACCTCGAACTCAGAACGGCAGGCGGCGGCTAA
- a CDS encoding DNA-binding domain-containing protein has protein sequence MNLLELQRRMAEDVRRPLTPNFEMQQETEDGSSTNDLAASYITPNAHLTSFERLEIYNRQYWFRLIEAVSDDFPALNAALGAKRFNAMVLAYVRENPSTSWTLRDLGGKLPDWLANHREFAGRQHRLAVDIARLEWAYVEAFDRRCVAPLLAEDIQILGAETRVALQPHIQLLELMYPVDELVMAVHKDTPDTDIVSNASTGNRLRKRTSLPIMRRGRVFLAVHRFDDLVYYRRIDREAFQLLSGLRNGLSIMEALSIAFADTRLKEQQLAEKVQEYFAHAAELGWFCKP, from the coding sequence ATGAACCTTCTGGAACTGCAACGACGCATGGCGGAGGACGTGCGCCGCCCGCTGACGCCGAACTTCGAGATGCAGCAGGAAACGGAAGACGGCAGCTCCACCAATGACCTGGCTGCAAGTTACATCACTCCGAATGCTCACCTGACCTCCTTCGAGCGCCTGGAGATTTATAACCGTCAGTACTGGTTCCGCTTGATCGAAGCGGTATCCGACGATTTCCCCGCGCTGAATGCAGCCCTTGGCGCAAAGCGCTTCAACGCCATGGTATTAGCCTACGTCCGCGAAAATCCATCGACTTCGTGGACGTTGCGTGACCTTGGCGGCAAGCTGCCGGATTGGCTGGCTAATCACCGCGAGTTCGCTGGGAGGCAGCATAGACTGGCAGTCGATATCGCCAGACTCGAGTGGGCGTATGTCGAAGCCTTCGACCGCAGGTGCGTTGCTCCACTCTTAGCCGAGGATATCCAGATATTGGGCGCTGAAACGCGCGTCGCTCTCCAGCCGCATATCCAACTGCTCGAGCTGATGTATCCCGTCGACGAGTTGGTGATGGCCGTGCACAAGGACACACCGGACACAGACATCGTCAGCAATGCGTCGACAGGAAACAGGCTGCGGAAAAGAACATCGCTTCCCATAATGCGCCGTGGCCGGGTTTTTCTGGCCGTCCATCGCTTCGATGATCTGGTCTATTACCGGCGCATCGACCGCGAAGCATTTCAGCTACTTTCCGGCCTACGCAATGGGTTGTCGATCATGGAAGCACTCAGCATAGCGTTTGCGGACACTCGCTTGAAGGAACAGCAGCTAGCCGAGAAGGTTCAGGAATACTTCGCTCATGCGGCGGAGCTTGGCTGGTTCTGCAAACCATAA
- a CDS encoding alpha/beta fold hydrolase: MHNDGRNAIETGVSPAATKLLAQISHANLPGTSSNYSMAGTGAGSNASKTQFGPRLGLAYRWKDKASKQQPDVRELIPALTDKFHLIAPDYIGFGHFEAPSRYEFQYTFDNLAAHLRGLLDQLGLTSYALYMQNYGRPVGFRLFAEKSEQVKGFIIQNANAYIEGVGELPKQVLSPLWENRNAKTEEPAKEFLSAASTMFN, from the coding sequence GTGCACAACGATGGCCGCAACGCGATTGAAACGGGAGTGAGCCCTGCGGCGACTAAGCTCCTTGCCCAGATTTCACATGCGAATCTTCCGGGGACTTCCAGCAACTACTCGATGGCGGGTACCGGAGCAGGGTCTAACGCCAGCAAGACACAGTTCGGACCACGCCTGGGACTCGCGTATCGCTGGAAGGATAAGGCTTCCAAACAGCAGCCAGATGTCCGTGAACTCATTCCCGCACTTACCGATAAGTTTCATCTCATTGCTCCTGATTACATCGGCTTTGGTCACTTCGAGGCTCCATCGCGGTATGAGTTCCAATATACGTTCGACAATCTTGCAGCACACTTGCGTGGTTTGCTCGACCAACTTGGTCTTACGTCATACGCCCTTTATATGCAAAACTACGGCCGCCCAGTTGGGTTCCGTCTCTTCGCGGAAAAGTCGGAACAGGTAAAGGGCTTCATTATCCAGAACGCTAATGCGTACATAGAGGGCGTTGGTGAGTTGCCGAAGCAGGTTCTCAGCCCACTGTGGGAGAATCGCAATGCAAAGACGGAGGAACCGGCAAAGGAGTTCCTGAGTGCGGCCTCGACCATGTTCAACTAA
- a CDS encoding DUF692 domain-containing protein, translating into MPANRFNGFTEYGVGIGLRIPHYDHIFSEKPVVDWFEIISENYMVDGGRPLKMLDQILERYRVVQHGVSMYFGSAQSLNRDHLRKLKELTKRTKTPWLSDHLCWGSVDGCYTHDLLPLPYTFEAVRTTAERIRQVQDYLEIPVAVENVSSYAEFHESQMTEWEFLNEVVHAADCGILLDVNNIYVSSQNHGFDPMVYVDSIPVERVAQIHIAGHSRFEKYTLDTHDHPVLDPVWKMYARAIERIGPTATLLEWDDNIPSFEEVHNEALKANRYLKAAATQTRQSVGILEEASV; encoded by the coding sequence ATGCCGGCCAACCGCTTTAATGGATTTACCGAATACGGCGTTGGGATCGGACTGCGAATCCCCCACTATGACCACATCTTTTCGGAGAAGCCGGTCGTCGATTGGTTTGAGATCATCTCCGAGAACTACATGGTCGATGGCGGGCGCCCTCTGAAGATGCTCGACCAGATCCTGGAGAGATACCGCGTTGTCCAGCACGGAGTCTCGATGTACTTCGGCTCCGCGCAGTCCCTGAATCGGGACCATCTTCGGAAGCTCAAGGAGCTGACGAAACGTACCAAGACTCCTTGGCTCTCTGACCATCTTTGCTGGGGAAGCGTCGATGGCTGCTACACGCACGATCTGCTCCCATTGCCGTACACCTTCGAAGCGGTTCGAACGACCGCAGAGCGCATCCGGCAGGTTCAGGATTACCTTGAGATTCCCGTTGCGGTCGAGAATGTCAGCAGCTACGCAGAGTTCCACGAGTCGCAGATGACTGAGTGGGAGTTCCTGAACGAAGTCGTTCATGCGGCCGACTGCGGAATTCTTCTCGATGTAAATAACATCTACGTCTCATCGCAGAATCACGGGTTCGATCCGATGGTATACGTCGATAGCATCCCCGTGGAGCGAGTCGCCCAGATTCACATTGCCGGGCATTCCAGGTTCGAGAAGTATACGCTCGACACGCACGATCATCCGGTGCTCGATCCCGTGTGGAAGATGTATGCGCGTGCGATCGAGAGGATCGGCCCGACGGCAACATTGCTGGAGTGGGACGACAATATTCCTTCGTTCGAGGAAGTTCACAATGAAGCCCTGAAGGCGAACCGCTACTTGAAAGCAGCCGCGACACAGACGAGGCAATCGGTTGGAATTCTGGAAGAGGCCAGCGTATGA
- a CDS encoding sigma-70 family RNA polymerase sigma factor, giving the protein MTNRIENEVEAAMIASILAGNTQMYHDLIRPYERSVYMMALSFVKNEADAEDIAQESFLKAFRNLSRFRAESSFGTWLISITLNEARSRLRRQAIVRMESLDTPPDEEGSVSPALLRDWHEIPSEALERQEIRLMLQEAVTGLPEIYRQVFLLRDIEELNVNETAEALSISVPSVKVRLHRARMMLQKQLIPHLKNVRPGPKRRWLPWL; this is encoded by the coding sequence ATGACGAACCGGATCGAAAACGAAGTCGAGGCAGCGATGATCGCCTCGATCCTGGCCGGAAATACCCAGATGTATCACGACCTGATTCGCCCCTACGAGCGAAGCGTCTACATGATGGCGCTCTCCTTCGTGAAGAACGAGGCCGATGCAGAGGATATCGCTCAGGAATCCTTCCTGAAGGCTTTTCGCAACCTGTCCAGGTTTCGCGCAGAATCAAGCTTCGGTACCTGGCTCATCAGTATCACTCTCAATGAGGCAAGAAGCCGACTCCGGCGACAGGCAATCGTTCGCATGGAATCACTCGATACCCCTCCCGACGAGGAGGGATCGGTCTCTCCGGCTTTGCTCCGGGATTGGCATGAGATCCCCTCAGAGGCTCTGGAACGGCAGGAGATCCGGCTAATGCTTCAAGAAGCAGTCACCGGTCTTCCCGAGATTTATCGCCAGGTTTTCCTGCTGCGGGATATCGAAGAGCTGAACGTCAATGAAACCGCAGAGGCTCTCAGCATCAGTGTTCCGTCGGTGAAGGTGCGGCTTCACCGAGCGCGCATGATGCTGCAAAAACAACTCATCCCGCATTTGAAGAACGTCCGTCCAGGCCCAAAGAGGAGGTGGCTCCCATGGTTATAG
- a CDS encoding Gfo/Idh/MocA family oxidoreductase: MTTLDRRSFLKSAMIAAAGATNLHMLAAQTAPLIAPKSPNDNIHLALIGAGIQGQGDTKTALQVPGVKLVAVADCYDGRLAHAKELWGADVFTTRDYREILARPDVDAVLIATPDHWHKQAAVDAMKAGKDVYLEKPMIHLYSDGPEIIDTARSTDRILQVGSQRVSNVAYSKAKELLAAGAIGKLNTVNARWDRNSSMGAWNYTVPLDASPETCDWPRFLGTAPKIAWNPEHFFQWRKWKAYGSGVAGDLFVHLFSGTHFITGSHGPTRAMGTGSVRYWKDGRDADDVMLALFDYPEGFNLSLRVNFVNGGEESEGFLFTGDEGTMEIAGNSVIVTRVPHERDPGMTIGTFTNDMQRQLTAEHGRKYPVEHPAGSTYAAVENYSAPRGYSDSYDHFHNFFNSVRTRRQPVEDATFGFRAAGAALLSNLSIEKDAIVHWDPETMKLA; the protein is encoded by the coding sequence ATGACGACACTCGACCGCAGATCCTTTCTCAAATCTGCCATGATTGCAGCCGCAGGCGCTACGAACCTCCACATGCTTGCCGCTCAGACGGCTCCGCTGATTGCTCCTAAATCCCCCAATGACAATATCCACCTGGCCCTTATCGGCGCAGGCATCCAGGGTCAGGGAGACACCAAGACCGCTCTCCAGGTTCCCGGCGTCAAGCTCGTCGCCGTCGCCGACTGCTACGACGGACGTCTCGCTCACGCTAAAGAGCTTTGGGGAGCCGACGTCTTCACCACGCGAGACTATCGCGAGATCCTCGCTCGTCCAGACGTGGATGCCGTCCTGATCGCCACGCCCGACCACTGGCACAAACAGGCCGCTGTCGATGCCATGAAGGCGGGCAAAGATGTCTATCTCGAAAAGCCCATGATCCATCTCTACTCCGATGGGCCGGAGATTATCGACACGGCTCGATCGACCGACCGCATCCTGCAGGTGGGGAGCCAGCGTGTGAGCAACGTCGCCTACTCGAAAGCCAAGGAGCTTCTTGCCGCTGGAGCTATCGGCAAGCTCAATACTGTCAATGCGCGTTGGGATCGAAACTCCTCTATGGGCGCGTGGAACTATACCGTTCCCCTCGATGCCTCGCCTGAGACCTGTGACTGGCCTCGCTTTCTCGGCACTGCCCCTAAGATCGCCTGGAACCCTGAGCACTTCTTCCAGTGGCGTAAGTGGAAGGCTTATGGGTCCGGCGTCGCTGGCGACCTCTTCGTCCACCTCTTCAGCGGAACTCACTTCATCACCGGCTCTCACGGCCCCACTCGCGCCATGGGCACCGGGTCCGTACGCTACTGGAAGGACGGCCGCGACGCCGATGATGTGATGCTCGCCCTCTTCGACTATCCCGAAGGATTTAACCTCTCGCTCCGCGTCAACTTCGTCAATGGAGGCGAAGAGAGCGAAGGCTTCCTTTTTACCGGCGACGAAGGCACCATGGAGATCGCAGGCAACAGCGTCATCGTCACGCGTGTTCCGCATGAGAGAGACCCCGGCATGACCATCGGCACCTTTACGAATGACATGCAGCGGCAGCTCACCGCAGAGCACGGCAGGAAGTACCCCGTCGAACATCCCGCTGGCTCTACCTATGCCGCAGTTGAAAATTACTCCGCGCCCCGCGGCTACTCCGACAGCTACGACCACTTCCACAACTTCTTTAACTCTGTTCGCACTCGCAGGCAGCCGGTGGAAGACGCAACCTTCGGCTTCCGCGCCGCCGGTGCCGCGCTGCTCTCGAACCTCAGCATTGAGAAGGACGCCATCGTTCACTGGGATCCCGAAACCATGAAGCTGGCGTGA
- a CDS encoding Gfo/Idh/MocA family oxidoreductase: MLLLIVAAASIQLHAESKPLRVVIVGLVHGHVQGFLRDLPKSKDATLVAIVEPDKALAEKYEKQYSLDHSLFHTDLDETIVATHPDAVLVYTTILDHRRVIEVAARHGVSSMVEKPLSTTMEDALAIRAASRKYKVHVLVNYETTWYASNAEALRLAEDNKLGDVRKVVVHDGHEGPAEIGVGPEWLPWLTDPMRNGAGALFDFGCYGADLTTVLMHGQAPISVTAVSQTDKPQIYPHVEDDATIILHYPKLQSVLMPSWNWSFARKDMELYGTGGMAITVGPSNLRTRFHGEKLEQTSEAPALPANVASSLGLLAAVLRGELKDTGDLSALDTNMVVMQILDAARTSAATGRTVMLKPLPQ; this comes from the coding sequence ATGCTGCTTCTGATCGTGGCCGCGGCCTCGATTCAATTACATGCGGAGTCAAAGCCTCTTCGCGTTGTGATCGTGGGCCTGGTCCACGGCCATGTACAGGGTTTCCTGCGCGACTTGCCCAAGAGCAAGGATGCAACGCTTGTTGCCATCGTTGAGCCGGACAAAGCCCTTGCCGAGAAATATGAGAAGCAGTATTCGCTTGACCACTCACTCTTTCACACCGATCTCGACGAGACCATCGTCGCAACTCATCCCGATGCCGTACTCGTCTACACGACTATCCTCGATCATCGCCGCGTCATCGAGGTTGCCGCCAGGCATGGTGTCTCGTCGATGGTCGAAAAACCGCTGTCCACAACGATGGAAGATGCTCTGGCTATTCGCGCCGCGTCCCGCAAGTACAAGGTGCATGTGCTCGTGAACTACGAGACCACCTGGTATGCCTCCAACGCCGAGGCTCTGAGGCTGGCTGAAGACAATAAGCTGGGCGACGTCCGCAAAGTCGTCGTGCATGACGGCCACGAAGGCCCGGCCGAGATTGGTGTTGGGCCGGAGTGGTTGCCCTGGCTCACGGACCCCATGCGCAACGGCGCTGGCGCCCTCTTCGACTTCGGCTGCTATGGAGCCGACCTCACGACGGTGCTGATGCACGGGCAGGCCCCGATCAGCGTTACCGCCGTCTCTCAAACTGACAAGCCTCAGATCTATCCGCACGTTGAGGACGATGCCACCATCATCCTTCATTACCCCAAGCTCCAGAGTGTATTGATGCCGTCGTGGAACTGGAGCTTTGCCCGCAAGGACATGGAACTTTACGGCACGGGGGGCATGGCTATTACGGTCGGTCCATCGAACCTGCGCACGCGATTCCATGGAGAAAAGCTGGAGCAGACAAGCGAAGCGCCTGCGCTTCCGGCCAACGTTGCGAGTTCTCTCGGGCTGCTGGCAGCCGTGCTGCGTGGCGAGCTGAAGGACACGGGCGATCTCTCAGCGCTCGACACTAACATGGTGGTGATGCAGATTCTCGACGCCGCCCGTACGTCCGCCGCTACCGGACGCACCGTAATGCTAAAGCCGTTGCCCCAATAG
- a CDS encoding VCBS repeat-containing protein encodes MRYCTLHLALIATLCAGTAVAQENGKGTEVRLQKPGNDPDGTPRIAFLSHRLGSDHAEGISALDINGDGFNDLLSGAYWYENPGAHGGDWKQHQFRAVGTHEEFVSDCGEWIVDVDHDGLPDLVTAGWIANGLWWYKNPGASAAPGTLWQREKITDSYDTEGGAFADINGDGKPDVALAHYDKGGILWVDFSGPRPKVHHVDKDQHDGHGIGVADVDGDGKADLLTPYGWYKNIDANSDQWEWHGDWRLGDAGFPILGYDVNHDGKMDLIYGQGHGYGLFWLEQSGSGAGRRWTQHLIDESFSQSHALRLADIDGDGQPELITGKRYRGHSGNDAGSYDPVVLYAYRIGKTGTFTRFTLSYNGTASAGTQILAEDFDHDGDLDIATAGKLGVHFLENLKVADNVPKTTREAQQPIERKWPFPGEGQEVPQEENPSKKQ; translated from the coding sequence ATGAGATATTGCACGCTTCACCTCGCTTTGATCGCGACACTCTGTGCTGGCACTGCCGTTGCTCAGGAAAATGGAAAAGGCACCGAAGTCCGCCTCCAAAAGCCGGGCAACGATCCCGACGGCACGCCCCGCATCGCCTTCCTGTCACACCGCCTTGGAAGCGATCATGCTGAAGGAATCTCCGCCCTCGACATAAACGGCGATGGCTTCAACGACCTGCTTAGCGGAGCCTACTGGTATGAGAATCCCGGCGCTCATGGCGGTGACTGGAAGCAGCACCAGTTCCGCGCCGTCGGCACGCATGAGGAGTTTGTCTCCGACTGCGGCGAGTGGATCGTCGATGTGGACCATGATGGGCTGCCGGATCTCGTTACTGCCGGTTGGATCGCTAACGGTCTCTGGTGGTACAAAAACCCTGGTGCATCCGCTGCGCCCGGCACCCTCTGGCAACGCGAGAAGATCACCGATAGCTACGACACCGAGGGCGGCGCTTTCGCTGATATCAATGGCGACGGTAAACCCGATGTGGCTCTGGCCCACTATGACAAGGGCGGCATCCTCTGGGTAGACTTCAGCGGTCCCAGGCCGAAGGTGCATCACGTCGACAAAGACCAGCATGACGGCCACGGCATTGGCGTTGCCGACGTCGATGGAGATGGCAAGGCCGATCTCCTCACCCCTTATGGCTGGTATAAAAACATCGACGCAAACAGCGATCAGTGGGAGTGGCATGGCGACTGGCGACTCGGCGATGCCGGTTTCCCCATCCTTGGCTACGATGTCAATCACGACGGCAAGATGGATCTCATCTATGGTCAGGGGCACGGCTACGGGCTCTTCTGGCTGGAGCAGAGCGGCTCCGGCGCAGGCCGCAGGTGGACTCAACACCTCATTGATGAGTCCTTCTCGCAGTCGCACGCTCTTCGGCTCGCGGACATCGACGGCGATGGACAGCCCGAGCTTATCACCGGCAAGCGTTATCGTGGCCACTCCGGCAACGATGCCGGATCGTACGATCCCGTCGTTCTCTATGCTTATCGCATTGGAAAGACCGGCACGTTCACGAGGTTCACGCTCTCTTACAACGGCACCGCCAGCGCAGGCACGCAGATCCTGGCGGAGGACTTCGACCACGATGGCGATCTCGATATAGCCACTGCCGGGAAGTTAGGGGTTCACTTTCTTGAGAACCTCAAGGTTGCTGACAACGTCCCCAAAACCACTCGCGAGGCCCAGCAGCCCATCGAGCGAAAATGGCCCTTCCCCGGTGAAGGGCAAGAGGTTCCCCAGGAGGAAAACCCCAGTAAGAAGCAGTAA